The genomic segment ATGTGCATTCGACGTACTCGGCGCGTGTCGGCGAGTTGGCAAACGTGAACGGGCACTCGCCGACACCGAATACAGTAAATTGGGCAAACTGGCCGGCGCGCCAGCTCAGTCGGCTGCCGTTGCTCGGCAAGCGCAAGCGTAGCGTGCGGACATCGGGCGTCTCATCCCGGATCTCATCCACCGTGAGAATACTCGGTACGTAAGGATTCTTCATGGCCATCGCGCTCTCGCTTGATAAATGTCTAGGCCGACAGGGCAGAATTTAACGCAGCGCCCGCACCCGACGCACATATTGGCGCCGGTGGCCTCAAGAAAGTAGCAGAACTTATGCATCACCCGTTGCCGATACCGCTCCAGAGCGGTTGGACGTGGATTGTGCCCCGACGCATGAAGGGTGAAGTAGCCAAACGCGCAGGAATCCCAATTCCGGCAGCGGCTCCAGATGCGCCCCTGGCGCTCTTCAGACAGGTCGTAGCAATGACACGTGGGGCAAACGAACGCGCATACGCCGCAGCTCAAACAGGCGCGGGCAATCTCTTCCCAGGCGGGATGCTCGAAATCTTTCTTCAGCTCATCTGGCGAAGGAGTGAGCGCCCGTCGAGGCAGCATCTCCGCCTGCACGGCGCGCAGGTGAGCGGCTTTCAGCTCATTCAACCAGGTGCTGTGGTCGCTGCCGTTCGGCTTAACCCACGTAGCCTTCACATTGGCCACCAGTGCTTCGCCCTTTTCACTCAGGACTTCCGCGACAAATCCGGAACCAATATCGAGTTCATCACACAGATCAGCTCCGAGCGGCATGAGGAAGATGTCGCAGCCCTGGGTCGAAACAGGCGACAGGCCAACCGTCGTGCAGAAGCACTCCGGCTGCGCATGCGAACAACTACGCCCGATGACGATGAGGTTCTCTCTTCGCCGCGCATAGAACGGATCAGGCGGATCAGCAAGAAAGACATGATCCAACACAAGCAGCGAAGCAGCATCGCACGGCGTGGCGCCGACAACAACCACCTCGCCTTGGACGGATGCGCTAGCATTCTCCGCGTCGGCGCTCGTTTCTGCGGCAGCATCTTCAACAACGGGCCTTCGCTCTCTCCACTCGTACCGAAACACGGTCTCCGTCTGCGGGAAGAGTATGTGCTTGAACGAGAAGTCCGGCTTGGCGCGCGCGTGAAGATCAATCGTCTCGGCGCGGGTGACCTCACGATAGACGACAAGGCCGTTCTCT from the Blastocatellia bacterium genome contains:
- a CDS encoding 4Fe-4S dicluster domain-containing protein, translating into MTLYLIQEQYLRDWLAEIIATGRRVIAPQSENGLVVYREVTRAETIDLHARAKPDFSFKHILFPQTETVFRYEWRERRPVVEDAAAETSADAENASASVQGEVVVVGATPCDAASLLVLDHVFLADPPDPFYARRRENLIVIGRSCSHAQPECFCTTVGLSPVSTQGCDIFLMPLGADLCDELDIGSGFVAEVLSEKGEALVANVKATWVKPNGSDHSTWLNELKAAHLRAVQAEMLPRRALTPSPDELKKDFEHPAWEEIARACLSCGVCAFVCPTCHCYDLSEERQGRIWSRCRNWDSCAFGYFTLHASGHNPRPTALERYRQRVMHKFCYFLEATGANMCVGCGRCVKFCPVGLDIYQARARWP